Sequence from the Miscanthus floridulus cultivar M001 chromosome 16, ASM1932011v1, whole genome shotgun sequence genome:
ggcgagttctacttcgacccaacactgccatggaagccaagctagaggatgagaggaaacttgttatatcacaacaattgtaatgcaatctttttgtaatatatgcacatgaaataatataatgtaaaatacacatatgcatgcatgcatgtaaatatatatatgatgcatgcatgcatatatatatatatatatatatatatatatatatatatatatatatatatatatatatatatatatatatatatatatatatatatatatatatatatatatatatatatatatatatatattctatgcttgaattgtgtgatttaatatgttcattgtgcttgaattgaaatatactatacgcgcgtataaatgtataattagcagcgtacaatacgacttcgaaaacctattttgaaaagaaaacaaaaaaatgaaaagaaaagaaaaaaggaaaaaaaaaacctttagtcccggttcgtattaccaaccgggactaaaggtgccggccatcgtggcatgtcaggaggcacctttagtcccggttggtaatacgaaccgggactaaaggtcctcctttagtcccggttcctgacccgggactaaaggaccccctttagtcccggatgcttgctcccgggtggggaaccgggagtaaagctatGTTCTCTACCAGTGCGTGTTAGCTCGACGCTAgtatcgatggcgccgagctaagggtctatattctgaaatctttcctccaggggcgtatttgtgaaaaactttcaaaaaaagggctaaaaaataaaaaaaatcggcCCATATCCCCCCGGTCGCAGAATCACGGTGTCTTTGTACCGGAACCATACAAGGACACGACGTCACACGACACGACTTGCCGTGCCAGGCCCATACGTACTGGTCGGTGGTTGTACGTGTGCCAGCCGATATGTACACGTGTTTCTTTTAACGGCCCCAAACCGGTGGTGGTCGGTGGTTGTACGTGTGCCGGCCGATCTGTACATGTGTTTCTTTTAACGGCCCCAAACCGGTGGCTATTTTGAAACTAAACGTACCTACGCTGCCTGATCAATAGATCACCGCCCAACGACATGCCTTTTCTCCACAAATGAGAATGCGCTCTTTTTAACATGTAAATCGATTGTTTTAAGCAAGAATTAGTTTTCAAGTTCGTCTACTTGAGATCCAATGACAGATCCAACATTGCGGTGGATGGGGGTAGCCGGGTGTAGGGCTCGATCGCTCGAGCCCCTCTCGGCCTCTCTTGTCTCTCGAACTACGGGAAAGGGGAAATAATCCattttgttgttgttattgtctGGTCCATCCTAGTAGACAACTATGTACTTTGTATAAACTAGTTGGTCACATGCACTCATGAAAGGGAAAAGCATTAAAGGTTTGTTTGGATGTAGAATCAGATGGCTGAAATTGAATTGGGTACCAATGCCAAATTTGCCTGGGTATGGAAATAGGCTAGAATACCAAATCATATGTTTGGATGTAGATGAAATTGCTAGTTGGAATCCATTCACTTGGCAAATACCAAATCATGTTTGGATGCAGAGGAAATTGCTCTTTGGAACCGGCTAGAGGAAGAAAGGTAGAGGATGCGCCGGGCGCAAAGAAGAAGAGCTCGCACGGAGGTGAGGTCGTGCGCCGCCACCACCTCGCGTGAGCTCGCACCGCCGCTTGCGTCACACGACCTCGCGCACACTCGTGCTACCCGCCTCGTCTGCGCTCGCACTACCACCGCCTCGCGCACGAGCTCAGGCCGCCGCTCATTCGTCTCGCGCCGCCAGGGTCATCGCGACCGCCCGCCGGACTTGAGGAAGAAGTGGTTCCGGATGTGGCTGTACTTGAGGACGAAGTGGGTCAGGATGTGGCCGTCGTCCATCGAGCTCGAGCAGTCCTCTTCGTTCTTCTTGAGATCGCCGATAGCAGGGTGTGGCTGGCGACTAGTGTAGGTGGCCGGCGATGGAGGTGGTCGGCGGTGGAGGTGGTAGTGGGCGACGGAGGTGGGCGGCCAGGTGGAGGTGAGCGGCCATGGAGACGATGAGTGCTGAGGACCTCCAATTGCACTCGATGCGGAGGGGTTAGGCTCTGTATTGGAACGGACCCCTTCCAATTATCCTTTAATACCAAGGAAATGGGTCTCCAATGCCAAATCTCAATTCCAAGTGCATCCAAACAGCAGCATCGAGGAAACATGGTTCCAATTTCAATGTCTGGGCTCCAATGTTCGGGCGCCGCGCTCAACGGCTATCGCGCCCCCTGGTTGGTCGCTTCGTGCAAGATGAGCTCTACATCGATGAACTTCACACGCCGGTGAGCGTCCATTTCTTCCAAGCAGCAAAGAGATGTTGCactgaaagcacatgttgcaagcgttcatttcaaatatttcagaggTACGCTACAAATGTTTtatattgatgttgcaaaagtagattggaatgttgcatatgttgcaatgatttGTGCACGTATGTCTCAAGCATCCGTTCccaatgttttatttgttttttagacgtatgttgcaagtgtgtttctctggatgttacatatgtttcatacatatcatgcaaatgttttatttggatgttgtgtttgtgttgcaatggtttttcaagtgttttttgtaagtgttttagacgtatgtttcaagtgtttcatccatCTTTCTTTATGTATGTTGCGAGTATCACATttgtatgtttcaaaagtagatctagtgttGCACATATTGCTATGGCTAAATCGGCATCTAGACGCTCCCCGCAACCTCACGACCGCCCAAACCAGCCACCAAGTCGTCTCATGGTCACAACAGGGGTTGCCACATATTTATAGCCCATGTGACACAGAGTTCAACTCCAGCGCTAGCCTAGCCTCTAATACAACTCAGCTCGTAATGTAGCAAAACTGTATACCTATAAGACGCATATCTAACACAACATGCAAACTTTGAGTTTGTTGTAATGTCTCTAGGAATGAAAACGGTACAGATATTTTCCGACCATATTTGAGACCGAATTCGTTCAGAGGGGTTCAAATATGTCCGTAttcgagtccggatattcaacatctgataccgtatccgtatccgaatactcaaatcgcatatttacgatgtcgatatccaattgtATCTTATCCGGCATAGTTAACGCTATCCACGTTCAAATCCAAATCCGAAcataaatataaaaacaaatgtaatatagATGATATCTGTCCGTACCTAGTCCGTTTTTATCCCTAAATGTCCCTATACCATGCTCCCCGCCCGGTCAGTGAAGTGGTACTGCCTAGCGACTGCATACGAACAAGTGGGCCTACGGAGTACTATATTATTATCAAAAGTTCAAAACATATATGGTCCACGGGTGCGCCAAGGGTTGCACTGTGGATGTGGTGCCGCCATTTCCAAACAATCGAGCTCTCAAACTATTTAATGGCGGCGGGACAAAACCGGCCAGCTGCCACACGGTGGGCCCCGCCGGCTCTGCGCCATGCAGATGCGCCGGGACAAAACCGGCCAGCTGCTACACGGGTGGGTAGCAGCCGCCCTGTCAATCCTCAAGACAAGAACTACCGGCCGTTAAACGCGATCACTTGACCTGAAAACTCGGCAGGACGACGACGTACCAGGCGGTTTGCAACGGTTACCCACTCCTGGTTCGTCGTCTTCGTCTGGATCGCCTGCTGTGGTCCTCGGCGTGGCAACATGTATAAGTCAATCGAGCCGTAGTAGATTCATCCAATCTCAAGAGATTAATTAGCTAGCGCGAACTGCGTGTCGTGCTTGATTCCGCGCCGTCACGAGCCTAGGAAACAGGAATAGTAACCAACACAAACTCATAAGGGCTCAGGCTAAGAACCATTCATATTGACTGAAGCTTATTTAAATTAGGTAATGAATCCGGCATGGATTATTTTCCAGCAGTCATTCCCCTTCAAACGAACGCGGCCTAAGAGAGCACCGTACCTGGGGCGCCGGCGGACTCCAACTGACTGGGCCGTGCGCGTACGCCAGGTCGCCAGCCGGCCCGTGGCTGATCCGGCACTGGGGCTGCAAGGCTTCGCTGTCGCATCAACGTCGACCGCACTACTGCGAGCGCTCGCGCGACTGGCCCAGTTTAGATgtaaatttttttgcaaaatgcaaCGGTAGcgtttttcgttgttatttgacaattagtgtccaatcataatctaattaggcttaaaagattcgtctcgtggatttcgtctaaactgtgtaattagttttattttttatttatatttaatgcttcatgagtctaaagattcgatgtgacagaaaatcttgaaaaatttggcaaaatgaagtggaactaaacaacGTCCTCCTGTTCCTGTTCCGCCGTTGCCGATCGATCTCGGCGGCACGTGCACGCCCGGGGACCAACCGGCGCCCCGCGGCCAAAATCGCTAGATCCCGTGGCGTCCCGCCGATAATGCCGGCCGGCGTCCCTGTTCTCCGATCCCACACAGAGCACGGACTCGGCGCGCGCACCCCGTCCCCTCGGCCCTCCTGTGTACGCCGAGCTGTTCATTCGCCGCCCGCCCGCCAGCCCAGGTACAGGTACGTCCGCCGCGCCTGTGGTCGACCGCGCTTGGCCGGAAACATCCAGTGCTGGGCAGCTCTTGCTGCCTTGCTGCGTGCGATAAGACGTGCATATTCTTCTCCCGTGGCGCATCTCTGTGAAGGTACCGGCGTCACGTCGACGGTCGACCTCATCGTTGTCATTGTTAGCCTGTTAGGTGTTGGGTCGGCAAGTTGTATGTACGCCCCGGTAGTTACGTACCTCAGCTGCAGGTACGTTTCTCGCTGCACAAATGTACTAGTAGCTGGCTGCTGATCGATCAATCTACCAAGGACACAGGAACAAGCTACGAACCGTGGACCAAGCCTGTTTAGGCATGATCCACGACTTAAGCCTTCTTTGACACGTCTCATCCAAAACGACTTCACCGGTGAAACCAAAGCCgctgaagccagaaaaactggcttttcttggcttctagttcattttaaccccggcttacaaaacagcttcacgctacagtggctcgatttgcgcaaaataaatgaagccgaagccggcataagccgtgccgaAGAAGCCCTTAATCATGGTCTATTACGACACCTTAGAATAAGAGAAAGGCTAAACAACACTCCGGCGGCGCAGCACTCGATTCAATTTCTATAGTAAATCCGGCCTCTCCCCCTCTTATTCTCCAATACCGGCAGCGGTAGGGCAGTTTAGGGGCCTGGTGGCAGTGGAGATGGCCGGACCAAGTTGGGGCGGCGACGCTCATGGCCGGAGCTCTCCACGGAAGCCGGAAATtggggagaagaagaaggccaCGCTGGGGCGGTGGGCAGCGGCAGAGACCAGAAGGAAAGATGAACAgtgaaagagaaaaaaaatcgaGTGACCAACCCTTGGTTATCGGATACAAACCCTAAAATAATCAACCTGGATCAGGTACTACTAAAGTTCAccaaaaacacacacacaaaaagaaaaaaaaaagaacactcGCTCACACAGACGGTTGCTAGTACACGAGTACATGCATGATACACATGCCGAAGCTACTGAGACAATCAAGCCGGAGGCGTCCGGCCGGGTAGTTTGATTTACATCAGGCCGAAGGAGAAATGGCCGCCGGCGCTGCTGCTCTCGGCCGGCTGGCTACTGCTGGCGAACGTGAAAGAAGAGACGCGGGAGGAGGTGCAGGCGCACGcgccggcggaggcggaggccgcGGCCATGGTGACGACGAGGTCGACAAACGCGGTGACGATGGCGGGGTGGGTGTGCCTGCCATTGGCGCCAAGGTACCATGCCAGCATTCTCTCGAGCCACTCCCAGTCGCCCATGCCGTGCgcggccaccatctcctccatggAAGCCCGGAAGTCGTGGTACGGGTCGGTGGAGTCGAACGCCACCGCCACGCTGTCGCCGAAGgacgaggacgccgccgccgccgccgctgcctcggcTTGGGCGGAGGCGGCTAGCGGGCGCCGCAGGGCAGGACGCGCCGGCGGAGGCTTCCTCTCGAGGATGGAGCTGGAGGGCCCGTGGGGCTCGAACAGGAGGCGGTCGTCGGAGCGGAGTCCCCGGACGATGGCGTCCGCGATGTCGTCGGCCGCCGGCGAGGCCTCCGACTCGGTGGACTGGCTGTCGGACGCGCAGTCGGCGTGGTGCGTCGTCGTCCGCGCggaggagttggcgaaggacgACTCCCCGGGGTCCAGGAAGAGGGATGCGATGGTCTTGGCGGTTGCGGATGGGGGCCGGAAGTACTGGGTCGTCCTTGGGTTCTTGCAAGAGGGCCACATCCATGCCGGTGGAGCGGCTGCCGGCGGTGACGGTGGCGGGGTGTCCTGGGCTGAGTTAGTGGTGTAGAAGAGGGAGCTGAAGGGTAGCCCCCTCACCATTGGCGTCAGCTCTGATGTCAACAGCGACGTGTGCAGCAGTGGCGCTGGCGCGAGTAGGAGCAAGCCGGGGGAGAAAGAGGTCTGCTGGGGGCTTGGGAGCGGATGACTAGTTTCCAAACAGAGGGATTTATTTGGTTGAAGCCATGACGAAAAATCTTTTTCGTTCCGGTTCCTGAAAAAAAACAATTATGCGACACCGTCGCATAGACGTCTGTTGTGCGGCACCGGGTTCGGCTATGCGAACGGCGTGAGATCTTCATCCCTGTGGGCCTGCTCATTACCATATGGGTTGGGAACTTCTTGGCGTGTACATTCTAGACGGTGTCACACAGCATGCTCTCGTGCGGCACCGCCGCATATAATTTTTTTCCCGGTTCCCCTGTAAGCGCTTGTACTTGTGTGTATGTTTATTAGCATATTTGGATTTTTTAATTCTTTATGTAATGCACAGCAACTACAATGCATTTTAATATTATTACTAACTAACAAGGTGGTCTTTGCAAATATCAGGAGTAGCTAACTTTTCTATTACAATATTTGAATATTTTTACTTAAAATTACTTCAGCGAAAAGTTTTTTAATGATTCGATTATAGTTATCCTCTTTACATGTGCCCTCACTGTATCCATGAACATGATTTTTGTGAAGCTATCATTAACCAATTCCTTGGCTTAAAACTATTATCAtgtccttctcctcttcctttTTTACCTAAAATACCCCATAGCTATACAACTTCTATGAGGCCAAATCTAAGTCTCACAATCTTTTCAAATCCTTGTCCCTCTTTGTAAATTTTAAATTGGATCATCTTGCAGCTTCTCTTTGCCGATCCATGGCCTTTGCTTTTTTTGTCCTAAAACATTATCGAATTTGTCACAATGCTACTCATCTCTGCTAGAGCAGTGCGCAACTACTATCTCAAATAGGTGCTAGACAGCTATATCATCGCATCAACATCGACTGGCGCCTTAAGGTATTCCTGAACAAATTGTAGAGCAATCCTCAATGATCACTATATCATAGATATGCTCAATACCACCGATCACCTCCCTTTTgtgctcatcctccttcttgaactttCCATCATCGGATGTTGTGGAATCTCCATAAAAGGCTTGGGAGCCATCCACATGTCATGAGCGCCCTCGATGTCACAATTTCTTGGAAAGATCTTGTCACTCATAGCACACATCAAATAGCAAGATGCTTGTGCATCGAGTTGCAAGCAATCCTCTTGCGCTTGAGTTAGATTGCTCTCATCCAAGGCATGAGAAAAACCTACAACCACGATTCACCAAAACTTAGGACCAAATGCACAGAAATGACCAAGCATGTGGGTTTCCCATATTGTGTAGTTTGTTCCATAAAAAtatgtgtgtcacaaacaacctCTAGCCTATTAGTCCCCATCCTATGCTCTTGTATCGGTTAAGACCACTCAAATGAGAGAatcaggctctgataccacttgttaggtCAAGATGGCCGACTAGAGAGCCAAgggtgaatagttgtttctaaaacTTATCGCTATAGTTAGccgaaataaatgcaaaattaaacTAATCATCTAGCCACGACTTCAACCCTCTATCTAATTTCACAAGCACTTTATAAAAGAATACACAAGGTACCAGCTAGGTGTCGAGCTAGTGAGAGCTTGCCTACACAAGTCTagtttgtaaggtcacacaaacctaagcAACTAAAACTCAAGCAAGTGCACGGGagcacctacacatgctagtgagcGAAGGTAAACACTACAAGCATGCTACATTAGTAAGAACTACTTGAGATAGCCACTCAACTAGTAGAGCTACATAAGCACAACTACTAGAGTGAGAAAagcacaagagcaacaacactaaCACAAGATAACAAGTAAGAGCTAGTATTAGGGAGTTGCAAACCAAGCGGGAGACAATAGATCATAATATGATGGTTTTCTCCCAAGGTTCGGTGGCTTACCAACAACTTAATCCCCGCTAAGGCAAGCCCCAAGATTGTCGCCGGTCCTTTAGCTAATCAAGCCCACAATCTTGCAATCACCCCTCAAGGTGAGCTCCAACTTGAGCACTAGATCTTGACCCAACCCAACCTTCtattagagttgctcttcgcaatCGATCACCGGGACAACACAAGAGCCCCTTACAATTGCTCTCTCCGAAGCACCACAAAACCTTCTTGCGTGCTCCAATGAAGACATttgccaccaagccgtctaggaggtggcaacctccaaaagtAACAAGTCTTCAAGCTAGAccatagtgccactagatgctatcTTTCTCGAGCAAATGCACTAGATCATTCCAACCTTACCACTGTAAGGATctagatggctagagggggtgaatagcctataaaaattctctacaaattaCAAGCACTAGAGCAAAGGTTGATTAGTACAATATGAGGTCCTAATCGCAACTACTTTGCACTAGCTCTATATTCACCCAAACCAAGccctcctacacaattctagtagccTTGATACTAATTCTAAGCACAAGCACCACACAAGAGCACCTACTAgcaagaagtactagagctacAAAACAAATAACTAAACTAGTTACAGCTACAACTATAACTACAAGCTCTAGCAGGCTACCACTACAAGCAGCTACCACACAAGTAAGATATGAATGAAACAACAAGTGTGGAAGTGATATACCGAACCGAGCAAGTGAATGCACACAAGATTTGTCCCTAAGGTTTGGTTGCTTTCTGGCAACCTACATCCTCATTGTGGCGGCAAGTCCCCAAAAGATGTGGCATGACAAGCTAGACCCACACTTAGGTGCCGCAAGAATCAATCAAGCGGTGCACTCCAACTAGCCACGAGCATTCCACTAGAGTTGCtaaaagccctagtttagttttggctaattgatgaaacctaggtaCTAACCTATGTCATTAAGTGTGAATGTGAGCTAGGTTGGTACATCCAAGTAATGGAGCTAGATGAGGGTGAATAAGGTGGTGGTGATGATCAAAAGAGATGAttaagtgctccaacttggaaaaaaagaaagagaaaaacaaaaaccaagtgttgatcaaggcaaaagtatcaaataggtttttgctTTGGcgctcaagacaccatagagggtgtgagtgtatttaggatcgatagccctactattaagaggggaaagCCTtgggctaagcggttatcgagtgccactaggtgaaatgattcttgcatatacattaggacctagtgtgctaacaattaacccttgaaaatgcttgaaaaaatgctaacacacatgcacatgggtTATACacattgtggttagcaacttggaagcaagggtgaagtgtttgAAGAGATAGAAAAAGAGAAGGAGGAGTTTCCTAGGGACCAAACCCTAACTGCGGAGGAACCGGACCCTGACCATGCGAGTCCAGTCAATGTTTGGACTAAGCCAAGGGGCGGAGTGATGACCGGACCTGGCGTCTAGGAAGGACCGAACCCGACGCTGAGAGTCTGGTTGTGCTGCTGGTGGCGCATAGGTGACATGGTGAGGACCGGACCTAGGTGCTAAGTCTATTTTGGGTGCACCGGACTCAGTCCAAGGCACCTGGGAGCTCTAGGTGTGTTTTCTATGTCGATCGGACCCTGTATAACTTGAGCGACCAAACCCAACGTTCCAAAGTCCGGTCATTACAACGAAGGGCGTAGGAGTGTGACTCAAGTGAGGACCATACCTTGGCTGAGTCTGGTCTCAAGGACCAGACTCAGTCCAATTATATTTTAGCACTCGGGGAGCTCTCTATGTTTGATCGGACCCATAGTTACAAAAATGACTAAACCTAGGGGCTATGCGTCCGGTCCGGGATTAACAGTCGGGAGgaacttaagtgaccgttggagaTGGACAAACGAGGTTCAAAGGGAGGACATGTGATCCCTCCAACTCTAGGCTAGCTAGGTGATGATaattaccaagagtaacaagagctCCACCAGTCACcacgcccaactagtgccacaagatgcaagaACGATGATgcaaatgcactagaggctctacAATCTCACCCAAAAGTGAATTTCAAgagtgcaagtgagtggagtgagtGCCTCAACTCTCAAAGGGTGTAGTCAAGTGTATGGAGTGCCAAGAGAGTAGCCAAGGCCAGCCACACCACCTATTTATAGCTCCACAAGCCAATCCAACTGAACTGGGTTGGTAGCAATCTTCacaacactctcattgtcacatagcaacaacacttgctcaaacttgattccaaagtccaATAAGgttgccttcatccaaagtaattgtgcaTAACAACTACCTATGGAGATCTATCCCACCACGACAGTTGATAATGCAACCAAATTTTGATTCTTAGAGCACCAAGAAACAAGGGGATTTCTAATTATTTGACACTCATATGGTGGCCAACTCTCCGTTTGCCAGTTTTATCATGCCAACTACAAATTTGTCCCAAAAAACGGTAACATGCCAAATATTTTGCCATTTTTGCTGATGTGATACGGCACTTTAGCGTGACAACGTGGAACTTGATGGGTTCGTGTGTCACCATCTGCCCGGTCCCAATGGTGCCTTCTTCTTCCCCCTTGTTCTGTCTCTTCTGAGCTCGTCCATTTGGATGTTTAGTGCCCGCCATGGCTGCCGCCACTGTTGGCTATCGCTAGTGAGCAACCACCGATGCCACCCTCCACACACCTTCTCATACTGCCTAGCCTCAATGGCGTCGCCTTCGAGCAACCAGTTGATGGGCCCGATGCCACCCTCCACATGCCTTCTCATACTGCCTAGCCTCAACGACATTGTCTTCTTCTCCCTTGGTCCATCCTCGTCTAGTCATCCTTGTCTGTGTTTGTGTCCATGAGCATCGAGCGAGCCACCTAGGTTGGAGAGAGGCAGAGCAGTCGCTTCTTGAGGCCCTCGATGAGGAGCGCGTCCATCACCTCCTACCATTGCACGTCCATCACCTCCTCAATAGAGGACCATGCTGTAGTCGCAACACTAGCCTCGCGCTCGTGTGTCCATGGTGAGGAGAGCAGTAGTCACTACCTGGGGGTTCGCCTTTCCCGAGGTCACCTGCTTGGGGAGGAGGACCTCGAGCTACCCCTTCGTGCTCTCTTGGTCCGCTGCTAGAGGACCTAGTGCGTCGAATTTCCCACCAGGGACCACCATCCCGGAGAAAATCATAACTCCATCCACTAGTCTGTCTCCATCGGTGTTGAACAACAAAGATGAGGAGGAGTCCGCGGCAGCCGTCTCCTCCACATGGGGAAGGGCTAGGACGGCCTTGCCGGTAGCCAGATTCAGCGCAGGTGGTAGCGGCTATGTCCAGACAACGCACAGAGGACAAGCGAATCGATGGCGCTGCACAGGAGCTAGCTGGAATCAAAGAAGATGGTGGCGTCCATGGAGTTCACATCGAGTGCTGGCGATGCAGCCCATGACGCAAGAGGTGGTGAGGTACCCTAACGGTTGGGAGGGCGGCCATAGCTGCTAGTAGTCTACCACCGTGGCCACAACTCTGTTCATTCGCATCGAGCTCGGCAACACCACGGTCTTCGTCGCCGCCACCATCCTCATCCTTGTGAGCGTCATCGGCACGATGGCTATGGCTCGATGCTGGACGTCTCATGGCGCACGGTTGCAGTACATGGTGGTGCTAGGCATGCTCAAGGAGATGACCATGGTGCTGCTGTAGCCTCGGCCATCCATGGATAAAAGGTGGAgtccaaggaggaagaaggaactATCAATCTAACAGCCGGCCCCACTAGCAGTGCCTGGCCTAACGGGAAGGTGCTAGTACCGTTCAGGCTAAGCAGACAAAGAAAGATGGAGGCATCAAGTTCTACGCGCTGAGTTGGCGTACCATGTCAGCGAAAATGGCAAAATTGTAGGCCAATTACTGTTTTCCAGGGCAAATTTGTAGTTGGCACAATAAAACTAGCAAACGGAGCGGTGGCCACCATATCGGTAGCAAATAATTAGAAATCTCataaacaagtgatcttccaagAAATTGAcgtgtcactagtagagaaacaacatttgatcccacctcgaaatttggctttagtcccggtatttttcgcgcccggaactagagatacctttagtcccggtttgtagctctaaccgggactaaaggtccctacccaacggctactgcggcaggcttttgctgcaggggacctttagtcctggttggagttaccaaccaggactaaaggttaacttttactcccggttggtccctccaaccgggagtaaaagtctactcctggctgtaggctctgtccgggactaggaagggacctttagtctcggtttctatctccaaccgggactaaaggtcccctcctatatagcccttgttcctccccgagcccgagccactttgagctcagtgttcttgcttcattgccggcctctcttcttcctcatcaccggtgtatcacaagatttctttcattcctccatcgattcttcggttttgaaggttaccaactttatactctcatgtttcattagtagcttatttcattttgtggactagatatatgtggttttttttatgttagattttttttatttgtaagacaattaagctcaaaatcactttaaagtttgtgtatttggatgaaggaaggttaaagtagttattcaaaactagtattgagttttcaattctagcatgcatagcacacttcatggtttagagatatagagaattttagagtttttttaattttatttgtttataaaatgagaaatttatattatattaaaaatgagtatagagagtagatggcaactgcttccgggtcctcggcctctcatcgggttccaaagtgactgaggccggaccttcctctcattgcatgcggcaagtgtgaggagaagattgtgatggagtaccgg
This genomic interval carries:
- the LOC136514500 gene encoding transcription repressor OFP13-like, producing MVRGLPFSSLFYTTNSAQDTPPPSPPAAAPPAWMWPSCKNPRTTQYFRPPSATAKTIASLFLDPGESSFANSSARTTTHHADCASDSQSTESEASPAADDIADAIVRGLRSDDRLLFEPHGPSSSILERKPPPARPALRRPLAASAQAEAAAAAAASSSFGDSVAVAFDSTDPYHDFRASMEEMVAAHGMGDWEWLERMLAWYLGANGRHTHPAIVTAFVDLVVTMAAASASAGACACTSSRVSSFTFASSSQPAESSSAGGHFSFGLM